The window ACGGCAAGTGCGAAGGCTGCCAGAAAGAGATTCTACGAAAACGCCTGGAGGCATTTCCTTCGGCACGTTTCTGCATCGAGTGTCAGTCAGCCCTCGAACGCGGCGGCGTCCTATGATATCTGGACTGAGTCCGGAGAGAAAACAGCAGATACTGTGGATAATCGCTATTGTCTTGAGTATCGTTGCGGTGGACCAGATAACGAAGCATCTGGTCATCACATATATTCCAGAAGGAAGCGAGACCCTGGGCTCCCATCCGCGCGAGTTCTTCTGGCTTACCCACCAGCGCAATTCCGGTCTTGTGGGGGGAATGTTCCGCGGCAGAGAGCTTGTCCCCTTGATTGCCCCGGTGTTTGCTACCCTGGTCCTCGCGTATTTGTTCAAGTTCCTCAATCCGAAATCCAGCTGGCAGTCCCTTGCGTACGGACTGGTGGCCGGCGGCGCGATCGGCAATTTGATCGACCGCGTACGGCTGGGTTCTGTTACTGACTTTCTCCAATTTCATTTCTATTTCGTCCCTTTCGATTTCCCGTGGAAGCTGTATCCCGCCTTCAACGTAGCCGATTCCTGCATTTGCACGGGGATAGTCCTTTTGGTCATACTCACCTGGAAACAACCTCAGCCCGATTCGCAGGAAAGCACCCGTGCTGCCAACACTACTTGAGTTAGGCCCTATCAAGAT of the Candidatus Hydrogenedentota bacterium genome contains:
- the lspA gene encoding signal peptidase II, translated to MISGLSPERKQQILWIIAIVLSIVAVDQITKHLVITYIPEGSETLGSHPREFFWLTHQRNSGLVGGMFRGRELVPLIAPVFATLVLAYLFKFLNPKSSWQSLAYGLVAGGAIGNLIDRVRLGSVTDFLQFHFYFVPFDFPWKLYPAFNVADSCICTGIVLLVILTWKQPQPDSQESTRAANTT